One Euzebyales bacterium genomic window carries:
- a CDS encoding aldo/keto reductase — MEHRELGGTGRTVSRMGIGLAALGRPAYINLGHADDLDGDHDVDAMRRGTAEVLDAAWDAGITYVDVARSYGRAEEFLASWLDGRDSDERPVIGSKWGYAYTGGWRLDADTHEVKDHSPAMFERQLAETHALLGPAVDLYQVHSVTPDSGALDDPDLLDALARLRDAGTAVGASLSGPRQADALARVLAVERAGVRLFSTVQATWNVLEPSAGAMLRTAHEEGVGVIVKEAVANGRLTPRGHEEAVRGVLDPIAARHGVTVDAVALAAILAQPWVDVVLSGAATVEHLRANLCAFDVSLSEGERDAMEGLSEQAGAYWDHRGELPWA; from the coding sequence ATGGAGCACCGGGAACTCGGTGGGACGGGCCGGACCGTCTCGCGGATGGGCATCGGCCTCGCCGCGCTCGGGCGCCCGGCCTACATCAACCTCGGGCACGCCGACGACCTCGACGGCGACCACGACGTCGACGCGATGCGTCGCGGGACCGCCGAGGTGCTCGACGCCGCGTGGGATGCGGGCATCACCTACGTCGACGTGGCGCGGTCCTACGGCCGGGCCGAGGAGTTCCTGGCGTCGTGGCTGGACGGCCGCGACAGCGACGAACGGCCCGTGATCGGGTCGAAGTGGGGGTATGCGTACACGGGTGGGTGGCGGCTGGATGCCGACACCCATGAGGTCAAGGACCACTCCCCGGCCATGTTCGAACGTCAGCTGGCTGAGACCCACGCGCTGCTCGGACCGGCCGTCGACCTGTACCAGGTGCACTCGGTGACACCCGACAGCGGGGCGCTCGACGACCCCGACCTGCTCGACGCGCTGGCTCGGCTCCGCGACGCTGGGACCGCGGTCGGTGCGAGCCTGTCGGGTCCACGCCAGGCCGATGCGCTCGCACGGGTCCTGGCGGTCGAACGCGCCGGCGTCCGCCTGTTCTCGACCGTCCAGGCGACCTGGAACGTGTTGGAGCCGTCGGCGGGCGCGATGCTGCGGACCGCCCACGAGGAGGGCGTCGGCGTGATCGTCAAGGAGGCGGTCGCCAACGGGCGTCTGACGCCACGCGGCCACGAGGAGGCGGTCCGCGGGGTGCTCGACCCGATCGCCGCACGGCATGGCGTGACCGTCGACGCGGTCGCGCTGGCCGCGATCCTGGCCCAGCCATGGGTCGACGTCGTGCTGTCGGGCGCTGCGACCGTCGAGCACCTGCGGGCCAACCTGTGCGCGTTCGACGTCTCGCTGAGTGAAGGCGAACGCGATGCGATGGAGGGCCTGAGCGAACAGGCCGGCGCCTACTGGGACCACCGTGGTGAGCTGCCATGGGCGTGA